actcgACTGTATAAGAATCCACTAATAATTTTTGAAGGACTGGAATAATTTGGGTTATTTTGACGCATGACTTTAATCAATGGACACACTAGTCCTCAACACAATTAACCTCCTGATGAAAGTTTTAGAGTAAAAATAAATGTCTTCGAATATAAGCTGACGGTAACGCCCTAAAAACGACGCTAACAcgttgaatttataaaaattagaatataaGCTCATTCTTCAAATTGTATCACGCCGTACaagttgtagctgttggaatttAGCTTAATTGATCTTTAATTCACCAACTCGATGGTGAAAACcctagggttagggttagggctgCATTACAAGTTACAGGATTCCTAACCCAACTTCTATAGAACACTAACACGTCACTAAAACAGAACGCTACAGCTTCGTCTAATGACATATTTTCATTTGTCTTGACAGATCTTTCAGCCTGTGACATAGATGAGGAATTCTACTCGAAGAAAAGTTTTTTCATCCGAGGGAAAGATCGTGATGGAAACAGGATTAGTGAGTTCTCGTATTGTATCCACTTAACAATAGGAAACCCCAAAAAGGCAAAATCGGAAGAAAAACacattttttgattttcaaaccattttaactttttatcaaaatacttgGATTAATGTGGTCGAGAGACGGAATTCTTGTAACAATACCGGATAGCTCAAAAGGCATCGCCTGGCTTTGGAAAAAGGCGATGGCCTGGctttggaaattttttattgGCATGGTGATGTTTTTTTTAGTCTAACACCAGCAGTTTAAACCAGTGCTTCCCAACTGGAGGCCTGTGGTCATGGAGAAAGCTgcaaccgaccagcagttatgtgCCAACTAGCTTACAATGACAACAATCCGCACTCCCATTGTATTAGAATATATTAGGTAatttcgtagtatgtgtaccgggttaggggaAGGgtataatttcattccgattttccttattttagttttattacgatcTCGGGACTGcctgtgtcagccaagtgaatatatcccctgcccataagtttcagtcccgttacacaacttgatgtgaagtgagcaaacaaaattagttaccgccgtattggtacatacacttcttgAGCGCCATATATTTAACCATTGCtctttttttcagtttattttatcGGAAAACGGTTTTCTAAAGGAGACGAGGCTGAAGCAAAGAAGTTACTCATGTACCTGATGGAGAGATTGCAACGTAACGACCCAGGATCCAGAGTGATGTTCATCCTGGATGCAGGAGGATGCGGGATGAGTAACGTGGATCTTGGAGTCATCAAACTGATTGTAGATTCCTTCATGTATTATTTTCCAAGTTTATTGGGTAAGTAGCAGAATCACAGCgtcaaaaaaattacttttctaCACAAGTTGCACATCAAGAatgataagtatgttgataggtatttgtctgtttatgtgtttgtctgttagatacacacgatatttcacgaaagcgaagttgcatctgctccaaattttgcatgtgcattcatcatatctcggaccagaagcctattgactTTGGACGATTATGACTAAATGCTTTACTATTACGAGCCCAATTATCCCACCCAGCATTTTCCTTGTTTTCAttatattcatattgaaatcAGATACACTTCTCCTGACATTTGGCTAGAATTTTGCTGATCTTCCTGTGGCAAAAAATTGTCATTTACCCATGACCCCATGATCCCATTTACCCATAAATTGTCATTTACCCCCTTCAATTTGAGCATTACTCTTTTGTCTTTAAACCcgaagaattttttgaaatgaaattcgAATTTTTGCTGTGAAATCTGCTCTCAAATAAGGTCACATTATCCTCCTAAAGGTATATTTAATCACATTTATTACAATTCTTTTAACTTTTAGTCTGGGGGGAACACTACTATATGATATCTGGCACAATTCATTCAATATTCTGCTGGAAGTTTGCAGTAGTTGTTCGAGTTACATGCTCATAAATTCCACCATTACTTTCtggtttaattttaaattttattaaactcTTTTCTTTTTTCAGGGAGAACGTTTGTTGTCGATTTGCCAGGAGTACTAAcaggtaaaaataatttttgtttggaGGAGGGGGAAGTCCCCAGCGGGTGATTGGtctaataaaattttcttttcgaCAAGTTTATAATGAGGGTTTCCAAATAATTTATTGTGACTGAAATCCATGATATTGTATATCaaaaaacgaaacaaaaaaggTAAATACCTGTCActgtttttttctgtaaaatctTCCGTTATCAGCTAGAACACCAAATTAATCTGGAATTAGTATCGCTAGTATAACAGGTGACACAGACCCACTAAGAACATATTCTGTACTTTGTCCGGACATTCAGTGTTGTAGTAGGTGGAGCATAAAATCCCATAAATGCatagaaaaatatataagaTTTTGTATACTAGCAAACTGAGGGAATAGATAAGATGGCCTAACAATAAAGTGAGGAGCGGcctcggtactcctgaagtatgcgcaccaagatgtcacataaCCTGACCTATCAGACCATCAAGTTTATTTATCACCTTTCTTctccctggataaatatgaaaattcctGAAATCAGACTTTTTATTTCAGCGATCTGGAACGTTGTCAAAGTATGGTTTGACGAAGAAATCAAGAATCGAACCCATCATTGTTCGAGGAAGGATTTAGAAAAGTATGTTGCACTGGAGCAGTTGCAGACAGTTCTGGGAGGAACGGTAAGCTCAGCAGACATGAAttctataaaagtttttttgtaaattcttcGACTTCCTGCTCATAAGTTTCACTTCGCACTATACTATCTCTCTCATATACTCCCTAAGCTCTGATATCAGTTATCTCTTCCGAATATTAGAAATTGGTCAATTAGTGTAAAATGTACCAGGGATGACTGAAGCGAATATAATATTCgatcattttttttaacaatatacaatctttggacctccagaagtatgcgcaccaagatggcgcacaacctgaacatagtatgtgtgtactggttaggattcaggttgtgtgacatcttggtgtgcatacttctggagcaccaaatcTTTATCCACTTGTCTCAAACAGTGTGTTTTTAAAAGGTTTCTTAACTAATCTTTTACTAACCGAGCctaatacagtggttcccaatcttttttgtTAATTTCCTCATTCGCTTATTTTGGGATCTTTTCTACCTCTTTAAAAAGTACTTTGTTCATTCAATCTTTAATGGAATCTTAGCAAGTCCTGCTTCTGCACAGTTTCAGTAGTTCACAGTGTGGCGTAGTAATAAAAAAGAACTTCAGAATATTGTTAACACTATGccaaataaaaagcaaaattcttCTCCAAAAACGACATAATTCTTCCCTAGTAAGGAAATCGTCATTGTATGAGAAACAATGGCCTTGTGGttaggcagtggttcccaatcattTCTGGCTCGTGTCACGTGGAGGCTTTTAGCTCTCCGTGGCTCCGTTGTGTTAAAAATGGATCACtaattttcagaaattaaatatCCCCAAATTACAAGGAAGTCTATGGTATTTTCGAATTGTGATGAAGTCAAACCGTCTCACCTACACTCATAACGCATTCATTTTACGAAGCGTTgtggtgtggctcaacgggctaagcattaggaatacgctcgccaccgcacctctaattactctgcgtgggttcgcaggttcgaatcccatgcagggatggttatgtgcgagaggattgctggactcctcgccgtcgttgggtggttcacgtaaccgctggtccgTTACGGCTTGCTCcatcaccaagtccatgcttccgaaaaaacaaacaatataactaatcccatacccgacttggaatggtaaccggacgagaggccgtggttcgccatatggataagccgtcttatcggctttcctctcccccgggataaatatgtaaatcctatccgtTATAATAGTCTATTAGAGATGCCAAAAAATAATCCAATATGTCGCAAAGCGAATATTGAAAATTAGATTATTGCTCCAACATAACGAAATTTTAACAATACCTCTTCGACTTCAAGATCACAATGTCTCTTGAGAGTCTGGTATTGCGGCTGCAAGTCACGGAAAAGTCTTCCTCTTTTCGAGATTTTCAATTTGATGTCTTTGTTTCTTGGCTTGgcgatgtggcgcatcgtgctaactgctaggaatacgctcgcaacCACTTCTCTGATTACCATGTATGGGTACGCAGGTTCTAATTCTAGGGGATAAATATGTGCGCCGCATGGTGGttcacggcttcctccaccaccaagtccatgcatctgaaactgTACTCTTGAAGTGTGCGTACCAAGATGGACGGACACAGGgatgtagtatgtgcaccaggttaaggttaggacataattttattccaatttactttatttaatcctgttacgagttcgaggactagccaagtgactctcgtactatttgtacctgaaattatggcctaactctaacctggtacacatactatgttacggtgtccgccataaggtacacatacttcaggagcgcctctgaaacaaataactgtctaTCCCTTGGTAagaatatgtaaatcatatccttgTCTTATCTCTTACAGGATGAATGGGAACCAAGTACAAACGTCGGCTCAGACATTGAAGCTGAATTCACAAAGGAGGAGATTGAAACATTCACTGATGCCGTTGAAAACTTAGAAATTAAGGAATAAAGTGTACTTTTACAAGTGTACAAAATGGTTTTTAAATGGattttttcttttgtgtttCCCAGTAGTGTTGACTTGAATATTTCAAGCACACTTACACTCCAATTCAGTGGTTGCCAAACTTTTtagccccctttttagaatttgtcaagtctcgtgcccACCTCGAAAATAACTAgatatcaataattttttttttattgcctcctcaaaaaattgtctaattgttttcacaaataaaaactaACTTCTTAAGTGTGGATAAGATcgtttataaatattattttgcttATCGATCAGAAATTTTAGGCAGGATCCTTTTATTCTGTCACTGCCGTTTTAGCTTGCGATTTTGCTACTGACAACATTTTACAAAACTTTTGGTTTTCATGGAAATGCCTGATCTTGCCTAACttgtgaatatttttgaatctttcAACACATAGTACTAGCAACTCTCCCGCAGTATTTTTCTGACGTTCAGTTTTGGGCGACACGTTTGAGCAATCTTTCATTGAACTATAAAAAATGTGATAGTCAAGTAATTTTTACACTTTGAATTACTTATTCCATAAGTTCCATAACACAAATTTTTGcgatgataaatattttttaagctaTCAACACATGAGTAGTACATGCAACTCTCCCATAGTATTTTTCCTACGTTCAGTTTTGGACTCATTTGAGCAAACTTTCATGAAGCTATAAAAAATGTGATagtcaaataatttttaaatttccacTTATTCCATATCACAaatttttgcaatgataaatatttttgaagctaTCAAAACAATCCTTTCCTGACAGTATTTTTCCTACTTTCAGTTGCCGACTCGCTCGCGGACTGTCACTGATCTATCGTATATCCTCATATATAAGTCGAGTTTAAATCTAAAAAAAGTTGCCAGACTAAAGAATCGACTTATATTCATTATACATCTAAAATTTGGCTTATTCTCGTATAACTCTGATCGCATTAAAAATTTGGCTTATTCCCGCATAACTTTGATAGCACTCTAACAAAAAAAGATAACGCTAacttaattccaacagctacaactcgAACTATGCTAAATTATCACGAAACTAGTGTGCACGCTCACACGCGAAGCAGCACTTGGTACGCTATGTCAGCGATAACAGTCTGTGATTGATGGTCATACACGTGATCGGCAGCGTTTtaggggtcggcttatatgtcAAGATATACATCCCTTATAATATTCTACCAATAATCAAATaatcatttttctttttattcaataacgCTTATGCAGAAACTGTCTAGTTTTATTTACTTATGcagcatatttatttttatttttttattatacagcTCCCATGGCAGAAATTTCAGCGCATGTTTACTAAACGCTGTAGGTACTTCTAATTGGCGAGCAACAAACATTTTTGCATACCTGGCTGTGTCAtctaaaaattatgtcactacgacgtcacaatcacgtcatagagcttgccaaagaaAAGCTACGATCGCCCAAAATGGCATCACCGCCGGCCGCAACAAACTCGCTAATGCAAGCGATCTCTCTAATATTGGGATTGTTATgacaagaaaacaaaaaatataacttaatttttggatgacgtagtcagtaGAAATGACATATGCGAAAATGGTTATGACACGCGAACTAGAATTACTTGACAGTGTTTAGTGGACTAGCCCCGAAATTTCTCAGCTTAGCACTGCCATCACAAgtgttttaaatttgaatttatgttCTGGTTTCAATTCcttgaaataatattatatcattGGCCACTGGTGTAAGGCATTGTTGAAAGTGAAAGGCTTATTGAGTGTCGAATATAAATATAGATCTCTCGCAAAAAGatcattttcgaatattttttgacAGAATTGAATTTATTTAGATTTTTCTTAATAATTGCACTGCCCTAAAAACtcgttaatttcaaatttttatttgagattttattcagtattttttttattattacattgccttaaaaacgtgtcaaaatTTGCGTGGAAAACAACATTTTGTTAAAGCTTACATGCCTAAATATGCTTGCCTATTTCAGATTCTTacatttaattttcttattcAAATAAGAAATTGCAATATATACTATATTTGGCCCTGAATATGACTTTCAATGCAAAAATGGTTATTTTCGATCGTTCCAAATAAAAAGTAACTTCTTGAAcgtcattttaaaaaaattattacagcATAACGATCAAATAATCTTTGACTAATTCATTAGAAATTTTAGCGTCTATCTTGTCACTGCCTTTTTAACCTTTTAAACTTGCGATTTTGCTACTGACaatgttttacaaaattttaatttttatgaaaatgcCTAATCTTGCCTAATCCTAAGAGTGTTTGTTTATTTACTTTGTTACTGTTTGAAGCAACTCACAATCAAAAATCAACTTTAACCTGGGGTTGGAAGAGAGGGGTACGTCCTGGGAGCagggacccccccccccccttttcaAAAATTCCTCACTACGCTCCTGCTGGAAGAAGCCttggtgaaatatttataatctAAGTCTGAGCAGATTTTTTAATTTCCCTTGTCCGCAAACTGCTATGGTGGCTAGCCATTCTATACTTaaggttctaggaaaattcgccgcaagTGGACTTTGGGGTAAAACAAGTATTCGTAATAGAAACTGTTAGTTTTTGGAGTATCTTTTTATTCGTTGTTATTCAAGAGCATACCCCTATTGCGgtgatttttcataaaaaaaaaaaggttaaataaaatttgttaaataaaaaaaaggtaccTTAAACCCTAGCTGTTTTATCACAAATGCTTGTTTTACAGCATAATGCTCCTGTGGCAATTTTTCCTATGCGGAAAATTTCCTGCAGCGAATTTTTCTAGAACTGTCATACCCATTTGCTGAAGTCTTACAAcgtcaaaaacaaacaaaaaacgatCACCATGACATTCCAAGAATATGCTGCGAACCCCTGAGTCTCACCACTGcttaatatcaataattgaatcTCATTTGTTACCAGTGAATACCCATCCTTGTTGCAAAATATCCTATTTATTTTCCTATTAAACTGTCTATGCGGAATTTCTCCATTCAGAATAATTATGGTTGTCCATTACTGTCTGGTTATATTTGAGGTGAAAGGTCGGGTAGGGctggcattttcgaatacctgatgatttcaaagtctaattttttttcgaatcgaatctcgaatacttgggagcagtgttccctctaaggtgtgcgcgtgtgcgcgcgcacacagctttcagagggtGCGCACACgaatagatttactgcgcacaaacctatttcgatgtaatgtaacaatgtgctcggttggcaggttgagaaagtttgttgttggcccacttattacccggttagaacgccgaaatttcttcattggtttttgcacaaatatcagtcatttccaaaacacactaaaatttctgcgcacacatactacaaaaaattagagggaacattgcttgGGAGTTAATGGGAGATATGTAAGTGTATAGGACTTATTTATTGTAGTTGGTTCTGCcaacaaataaattactgaaaatatagAATACGTCACTAAGACAGATTAAcactaatttatcaataattcACTGCAGAAATGGTAGTACGTCAgaattgcattgaaaaaaatatggctccaatgataaaaaattgagaaagtacctcgaccattagcagaatgaaaataaaacgagaaggcgactatttcaaattttgttctgAACCTATTCGAAGTGCTGGGTACCGCTGATTGATCGCTCCAATCGTTGAGAGAAGAAGTAACATCGATTCggcggcgctcccgtagtattcgtaccaagatggcgcacaacctgctaaccctaacctggtacaatactatgttcaggttgtgcgtcatcttagtACAAAAACTACGGGAGCACCGATTCGGTATTCGGCGCGGGAGCTCAGCGGTTGAAGCATTCCGGGAAACGAAAATTTGATAGGTCGCCCGTcaagttaccagtccatgtatGATTAGAgacatcattatcagaaactcgcccggGAAGCAGAAAAGACGGTGATTGTAACAATTGTGTgagaaaaagatttattattcgCCAATCAGAAAAAAAAGTCTTGATATGATAATagaaaaaacgagaatatcggtcagagaccgaagacttatcgatcgaaagttaggggacaCCTTGTGTtagacaccttgtgtcccatcactaattaattaataactcgctaattatacgacataattcatccaattcaatcaataggcttctggtccgacatatgatgaatgcacatgcgaaatctggagcagattcaatctcgctttcgtgagatatcgcgagtgtctaacagacagacaatacctatcaacatacttaccgattaaaatcgataagtaataaagcaCCCGCCATGTTCCCACCAATTGGAATAAGCTCACAGtgaagttattattattattattattgtaaagGGGTTGGAGATCTAGAATTTTGCGTCTTGGAAGATTGAAAAGAGTAagtgtttgtgttttttttaatgCTGCCGTACAAGACGCAAGTATTTACAGGAGTCATCATTGCTGATTATCATCCTGATATCAGCATCTGTTGAAGTGATCTATGACGTTTGTTGAGATGCGGTCGAGGAAAAATCCTTCTGTCTACTCTATCAACCGGtttccgtacatttgaacccacgacaactGCACCTGCATACCATTGCAGTTATGGaatttttttacggatatttgaacccatacgaACCCTAACTCAGatgttttagcacccgcatatagatcgaacccgcggatatacggatgggtttaaatgtacggtcaccctagCAATCAATTCCATCAAGCGTGTTGTATTTCTGAATTACGGCTAGATGTTGAGCAAGTGTCGTTGCGGCAGCCACGTTAAGATGgaataatttgagaattttgatTCGAAAGCGCGGTACATGAAGAAAattgggatcttttgtacaaatcccgcgctcaaaataagtaataggataggatttacacatttagcccgggggagaggaaagccgataagacggcttaaacatatggcgaaccacggcctctcgtccggttaccagtccatgtcggatatgggattagttttactgtattgtttgttttcggaagcatggacttgatggtagaagaagccgtaaccgaccagcggttacgtgaaccaccaaacgacggcgaggagaccagcaatcctctcgcacataaccatcccgcatgggattcgaacctgcgatcccacgaagggtaatcagagatgcggtggcgagcgtattcctaacgcttagcacgatgcgccacaccgccgagccaattAAGGTTAGGATTGCAGATCGCGCTGGAAAGTCAAATATTTTCTAACCCTAAGCGGAACTGGATAATTACAACTTGTTATTTTAGAACGCAGCGGGAGTGTTTTTctgaaatctcacatttttgcattagtggcaagggctttgtacaaaagatccgaaatttaaaaataaaacatatatatatgtcatttttgaatacctccaactttttattaaaatattttgatgtcgTTTTGATTCTTCGTaatttggacctccagaagtatgtgcaccaagatggcacacaacctgaacatagtatgggtaccaggttagggttcaggttgtgcgccatcttggtgtacatactttGCCGTTTTTCAATAAAAGTTTCTACGAAGATTCAACATTAGCTTTGTCTTAAATTCTCGAAATATTGAATACCAACGGTCAGATAGTAAAGCTGGTTTTGCTGACTCGTCTTTTGCTGGTTAATAAATTCTTAGGGACTTTATAGCGGACCACCGTAATCCGCGTTACCACTGATCGGTTGCGACTTTTCCCGCCATCAAgtttatgcatctgaaacaaataactgactaactattTGCTGccgcatttgaaaaaaaaaaatatatatatatatatatattaatttaatagagctgggcattttcgaatacctcgtgatttcagaatcgaatcgaataattttttcgaatcgaatctcgaatacttgaaaatatataattgtaagcgactttattatagtaattggtcctctcaacaaatgagttactgaagacatagaataaatcactcagattgattactgagcgttcacacagaataccAAACGCGTTTTATCAAGGattcactacagaaaatagtcatatgttagaatttcgttgaaaaaatatgactccaatgaaaaaaaaattggagaatttacctcgaccattagcggaaagataaaaacaagatggcggcgattcgaaattttgctctgaactgattcgaataatttatttttcgattcgaatattcaattcgaaatgcccagccttaGCCACGATGTTGCGCTTCCGTACACATACACCTCTGCGCgtgggcgtagccagaaatttccaaaatttcgaatcgccgccatctttttttctttccgccaatggtcgaggggaattctctaattttttttttattaaagccatattttttcaacgaaattctaacatatgactattttctgttgTGAGTTATtaataaaacgtgtttgttattgtgtgtgaacgctcagtaatctatctg
This is a stretch of genomic DNA from Styela clava chromosome 2, kaStyClav1.hap1.2, whole genome shotgun sequence. It encodes these proteins:
- the LOC120335779 gene encoding motile sperm domain-containing protein 2-like isoform X1, translated to MDAESIKNFREKFTSQYMETIKKENFDSRDVTRLLDDDAYASAFLMWKKNNISDSAKLAADVFEWRKKNNVTDLSACDIDEEFYSKKSFFIRGKDRDGNRIIYFIGKRFSKGDEAEAKKLLMYLMERLQRNDPGSRVMFILDAGGCGMSNVDLGVIKLIVDSFMYYFPSLLGRTFVVDLPGVLTAIWNVVKVWFDEEIKNRTHHCSRKDLEKYVALEQLQTVLGGTDEWEPSTNVGSDIEAEFTKEEIETFTDAVENLEIKE
- the LOC120335779 gene encoding motile sperm domain-containing protein 2-like isoform X2, producing the protein MWKKNNISDSAKLAADVFEWRKKNNVTDLSACDIDEEFYSKKSFFIRGKDRDGNRIIYFIGKRFSKGDEAEAKKLLMYLMERLQRNDPGSRVMFILDAGGCGMSNVDLGVIKLIVDSFMYYFPSLLGRTFVVDLPGVLTAIWNVVKVWFDEEIKNRTHHCSRKDLEKYVALEQLQTVLGGTDEWEPSTNVGSDIEAEFTKEEIETFTDAVENLEIKE